Part of the Bradyrhizobium sp. AZCC 1721 genome, GCGACAGTCACGTGATTCCCATCCCCGGCGCGACCAAGCCTCATCACGCCAGGACCAATCTCGATGCACTCGGTTGGCGCTTGGGTGAGACCGAATTCGACGCGATCGACCGAGCCTCAGCAAAGAGTGGAACATGAATCCGGCGCACATCAAACCCCTCATCTCCATCTCTGACCTCGACAAGATCGACGTCCGCGTCGGGACCATTCTCGCTGTCGAGGACGTGGCACATTCGGAGAGGCTCGTACGGCTGCGTGTCGATTTCGGCGACCACGCGCGCTCGATTCTCGTCGGCATGAAAAAGTAGTGGCCATATCCAAAGGTGTAGATCGGCGTCTGGTTTGCCCCTTTGGCGTCCAATATTGACCCCACTATGGATCGATTAACTGACTGAGGCCGCGTCCGAAAAAGATTGCCGCGACCGGGGTCAAGGTTGGACGCCGAAAGGCGTCAATGTTCGGAGCCGGAACGCAATCCAGCTTTGGGGCATCGCTTTCGCCTATCGTTTCCTTTTGCGCCTGGCGCTGCTTGATGCCAGCCTGACGGATTGGGGCGCCGCGCACCTCAGCATCGTACTTGCCAGCCTCGCTACCCCACGCGTGCCAGCCGTGGCGCGTCTCACGCGAGAAGATGTCGGCGCGCCGCCAACCCGGCGTGCGATCCGCGATCATCTGATAAAGCTCATCCGGCTTGCGGCTGTGCTGGCGCGCGATGCCGTCAAAGATCGATGGAAACGTGATCAGTGGCGGCTTTCCGATGGTGCCGATCAGGACCTGCTCGTGCATTGATCGCGTCCAAAATCCGCAACCCATACGCAGCTTCCCGCGCCTCGTGACCTTGCGCCAGACGATGTTACTTTTATACCTGACACGCCACGCTTCAAGGCAGGCGAGCGCGTCCGGCAGCATAGGTATGGTGGCCCAACACATCACGATGGCGTCATCCTGGCAGAGATCGCGGACAGGAAGCGCCTTGATCGCGTCGAGCGGCATCACGGTGTAATGTGCCTGAGCCGACTTGCCTTGTCCGGCACGCGAGTAGGTTTGAAATTCCCACGGCGGATCAATCAGCACGAGCCGGAATGAACGCGGCAACAACGGCTCGAAAAGCCAGGGAGTGATCGACACGGTACACCTCACGATCCTGCCCCAACGAAATATCCACGCTGGCCACATCGCTCGGCCGAAGACCGGCAGCTCGCAATGCGAATGCTCCTGGCAACGCCTGTGAGCGCCTGTCCCGCCCTGGCAGCTTTATTGCGCCCGGCTTGTCGTTTTCCGCAAGGTAAATGACATCGCGTTCCTTGAACACGGCCGCGATCTCTTGGGTCCAGACGGCGGCGACACCATGTTGCCGCGCATCGGCACCAATTCGAGTTCATCGTCAATCTGAAGACGGCCAAGGCGCTCGGGATTGAACTGCCGCGGGCACTCCTCGCCATCGCCGACGAGGTGATCGAATGACCGCTTGTGGCCCAACTCGGACCTCCGGTGAGGTCCGCTATCAGGGGTACAGCGGACCTCATCGCCTAATCTGCGGCGCAGGTTATGAGTACAGTCGACAGCCACAGCGCGTTAACTTTTGTTGTAGAGCGGGCTGCCCGCTGCTGCGATTTCAGCGGTGGCCCTTTGTGGGTGAAGGGCTGGTCTCCAGGGGCCTCAGCTTCGACGCCCCAAGCTGGGGCCCTTAGTGCTAGAGGGCAGCTGAAAGGCCCACACGGGGACGAGGGAGTTCTTCCCGTGCTGGCCTTACCACGGGAAGGGGCACTTGAAAGGCTCACACGGAAACGGGGGACGAGGGAGTTCTTCCCGTGGTTTCTTTATCACGGGAGGGCCTTTTGTTATGTCAACAGGCCCGCGCACGCATTGCCATTCCCTGCAAACGGCTGCTTGTTCACCTAACTGGGTGACGCACACACCAGCTTGCCTGGCGCATTTGGGAGCCCACCCGGCCGGGCACGATGGAGCCTCGAACCAGGGTTTGCCGTCGAAAATACTGAGCGGGAAAACTGTCCAACACTCACGGAGAAGTTTGATAACCTGCGCCTGCGCTGATGAACTAGTAAAACTCGTGCCAATCAGAATTAACAGCAGTGGTGCCGCCAGAACGGGAGCGAAATTCATCGCGTCCTCCTTCTCTTTGCGGTCGCGGCTTCACACTACTACCTCAGCGATCAGAGAAAAGGCAGTACGACGGACATAGCTCGAGATTATCCAGCTCGGGTCGATTAGAATCATCAATGGTCCGGCCGCGGCCTGTCATTGGCTTAGCACCGGATATTCGAAGGCAACGACTTCTGGATCGTTTCCACGAACCAGGTTTCACCGGTGTCCTTGGCGGCGAACATCTTGATGTGTTGGCATCACCGACCCGCTTTGCTGGTATCATCAGCGGTGATGTAGCCGCTTGTAAAAGGTTGCTTCGCAATTACAGTGTGCATTGTGAATTGCGTGCGATTGATTTTCGCATTCCTAGACTCTTCCAAATGCTATCGACTTCCTATTCCGTCGGTGAACGTCGATGACAACCTCGTCCAGTACGTGCTGGGCTACCAGACGTCCGATCCAGCCAATGCGATGCTTCTTTTCGGATTGACAGCTATTCCGGCCGGCGCGCTCGTCACCACCTCCGTCGCGGCCGATGGCTCCGGCACGATCGACGACTGGACCATCGTGCTGGTCAAAAAGTAAGCG contains:
- a CDS encoding tRNA-binding protein, producing MNPAHIKPLISISDLDKIDVRVGTILAVEDVAHSERLVRLRVDFGDHARSILVGMKK
- a CDS encoding MT-A70 family methyltransferase; translation: MPRSFRLVLIDPPWEFQTYSRAGQGKSAQAHYTVMPLDAIKALPVRDLCQDDAIVMCWATIPMLPDALACLEAWRVRYKSNIVWRKVTRRGKLRMGCGFWTRSMHEQVLIGTIGKPPLITFPSIFDGIARQHSRKPDELYQMIADRTPGWRRADIFSRETRHGWHAWGSEAGKYDAEVRGAPIRQAGIKQRQAQKETIGESDAPKLDCVPAPNIDAFRRPTLTPVAAIFFGRGLSQLIDP